A window from Luteibacter flocculans encodes these proteins:
- the dbpA gene encoding ATP-dependent RNA helicase DbpA, producing MTDFQQLSLSPALLAAVEGIGYASMTSIQREALPPILEGRDVIAQARTGSGKTAAFGLGLLQRIDVAEVRLQALVLCPTRELADQVSKAIRRLAVNIPNVKLLTLCGGMPLGPQLASLEHDPHIVVGTPGRIQEHLKRGSLHGGGIKVLVLDEADRMLDMGFEEAMDDIVKRISKHHQTLLFSATYPDAIRAVSGRMQQNPVTITVEQTHDESSIEQRVVEAEPTVKADVLARILTHEKPEAALVFCNMRKDTESVAAELDRRGFSALALHGDLDQRDRDEVLVRFANRSCTVLVATDVAARGLDIADLPLVVSYDVAHDADTHTHRVGRTGRAGATGLAIVLAGSRDLNKLRAIEERLGAPLARYPAKPAGDGRKVLNLAPMKTLVIDGGRKDKMRPGDILGALTGDAGLDGKDIGKIDVYATRAYVAIRRDLANKALERLRAGRIKGRNFRVRPLG from the coding sequence ATGACCGACTTCCAGCAACTGTCCCTCTCCCCTGCCCTCCTCGCCGCCGTCGAGGGCATCGGCTATGCCTCGATGACCTCGATCCAGCGCGAGGCGTTGCCACCCATTCTCGAAGGGCGCGACGTCATTGCCCAGGCGCGCACCGGCAGCGGCAAGACCGCAGCCTTCGGACTCGGGTTGCTCCAGCGCATCGACGTTGCGGAAGTCCGCCTGCAGGCGCTGGTGCTCTGCCCGACCCGCGAACTGGCGGACCAGGTGAGCAAGGCCATTCGCCGGCTGGCCGTGAACATACCGAATGTGAAGCTGCTGACGCTGTGCGGCGGCATGCCGCTGGGACCGCAGCTCGCGTCGCTCGAGCACGATCCGCATATCGTGGTCGGGACGCCGGGGCGTATTCAGGAGCACCTGAAACGCGGCAGCCTGCACGGCGGCGGCATCAAGGTGCTGGTGCTGGATGAGGCGGACCGCATGCTCGACATGGGCTTCGAAGAAGCCATGGACGACATCGTCAAGCGCATTTCCAAGCACCACCAGACGCTGCTTTTCTCTGCCACTTACCCCGATGCGATCCGTGCCGTCAGTGGGCGCATGCAGCAGAACCCCGTAACCATCACGGTCGAGCAAACCCACGACGAAAGCAGTATCGAGCAGCGCGTCGTGGAGGCGGAACCCACAGTCAAGGCCGACGTGCTCGCACGCATCCTTACGCATGAGAAGCCCGAGGCGGCGCTGGTGTTCTGCAACATGCGCAAGGACACCGAAAGCGTGGCCGCAGAGCTGGACCGACGCGGTTTTTCCGCGCTGGCCCTGCATGGCGATCTCGACCAACGCGATCGCGACGAGGTCCTGGTGCGTTTCGCCAACCGCAGCTGCACCGTGCTCGTGGCGACCGACGTTGCGGCGCGCGGTCTGGACATCGCCGATCTCCCGCTGGTGGTGAGCTACGACGTGGCCCATGACGCGGACACCCATACCCATCGCGTCGGCCGTACCGGTCGTGCAGGGGCCACGGGTCTTGCCATCGTGCTCGCCGGTTCGCGCGACCTCAACAAGCTGCGCGCGATCGAGGAACGCCTTGGAGCGCCTCTGGCGCGTTACCCGGCCAAGCCGGCGGGCGACGGCCGCAAGGTGTTGAACCTTGCTCCGATGAAGACCCTGGTGATCGACGGCGGTCGAAAGGACAAGATGCGCCCCGGCGACATCCTGGGCGCATTGACCGGTGATGCGGGGCTCGACGGCAAGGACATCGGCAAGATCGACGTCTACGCAACGCGTGCCTACGTCGCCATCCGTCGCGATCTCGCCAACAAGGCACTGGAGCGTTTGCGCGCCGGAAGGATCAAGGGCCGCAATTTCCGTGTACGTCCACTGGGCTGA
- the hrpB gene encoding ATP-dependent helicase HrpB, which yields MDPVFPISSLLPEIVASLADRPRLVLEAPPGAGKTTQVPLALLHAPWLAGMRIVMLEPRRIAARAAASFMARQLGEEVGETVGYRIRFESRVGPRTRIEVVTEGILGRMIQDDPTLEGVGAILFDEFHERHLAGDLGAALALDVQASLRPDLRLLVMSATLDGERIAQWLDAPRLSSPGRSYPVRLEYPPARAQETTEQHMARTVVQALRETDGDVLAFLPGRREIERLRSMLERVADDVEVVALHGELSLAEQQLALTPADAGVRRVVLATNVAESSVTLPGIRAVIDSGLAREPRFDPNTGFARLDTVTISQASADQRAGRAGRVAEGVAYRLWPQSRRLEPSRTAEIEHSELSGLALELAGWGSDDLPWLDRPPAGAMGQARELLRRLGALDETDAITALGRDMLALGATPRLAAAALRAPTTHRALVADLLALVEARSPLRGEQGRTDDFRQRVAALHLWRDGGARAARAGSADVGALAAIEKASAGWRRRLGIRTAASGVPDSHAIGDLLVHAFPDRVARRDEAQATRYQLANGRGARLHENSALHGEPWLVVLDLRLEARDSLVFAAAPFDPAVLERDHRERFVVSRVLRWDEERQIAEGFEERRFDALLMSRRPVQLTNEDATAALLAAIRARGLSSLPWTEQALRLRGRIDALRTWRPELGLPDVGDEALLRDLERWLAPHLSGKRRLDALQAAELSQALASMLDYEQRRALDAHAPDELKVPSGMTRRLDYGTRVDDPGAPPVLAVKLQELFGLADTPRVADGRVPVMLHLLSPAGRPIQVTQDLAGFWDRTYPEVKKELKGRYPRHPWPDDPWTAAATHRAKPRGT from the coding sequence ATGGACCCCGTCTTTCCCATTTCATCGTTGCTGCCCGAGATTGTGGCGTCGTTGGCCGACCGCCCGCGCCTCGTTCTGGAAGCGCCGCCAGGCGCCGGCAAGACCACCCAGGTGCCACTCGCGCTGCTGCATGCGCCTTGGCTGGCAGGCATGCGCATCGTCATGCTGGAACCGCGCCGTATCGCGGCGCGTGCCGCCGCTTCGTTCATGGCGCGGCAGCTTGGCGAGGAGGTCGGCGAGACCGTCGGCTATCGCATCCGCTTCGAGTCGCGGGTGGGGCCGCGCACGCGTATCGAGGTGGTGACGGAAGGCATCCTCGGGCGAATGATCCAGGATGACCCGACGCTCGAAGGCGTGGGCGCGATCCTTTTCGACGAATTCCACGAGCGGCATCTGGCGGGCGATCTCGGTGCGGCGCTGGCGCTCGACGTACAGGCCAGCCTCCGGCCCGACCTTCGCCTGCTGGTCATGTCGGCCACGCTCGATGGCGAGCGCATCGCGCAATGGCTGGACGCGCCGCGCCTCAGCAGCCCTGGTCGCAGCTACCCCGTTCGCTTGGAATACCCACCCGCTCGCGCGCAGGAAACGACCGAACAGCACATGGCGCGCACCGTGGTACAGGCGTTGCGTGAAACCGATGGCGACGTGCTCGCGTTTCTCCCTGGACGCCGCGAGATCGAACGACTGCGCAGCATGCTCGAACGCGTGGCGGACGACGTGGAAGTGGTTGCGTTGCACGGCGAATTGAGCCTCGCCGAACAGCAGCTGGCGCTCACACCTGCGGATGCGGGAGTACGCCGCGTCGTACTCGCCACCAATGTCGCCGAGTCGAGCGTGACCTTGCCGGGCATTCGCGCCGTGATCGACAGCGGGCTCGCGCGCGAACCGCGCTTCGATCCGAACACCGGCTTTGCCCGATTGGATACGGTGACCATTTCCCAGGCGTCGGCCGACCAGCGTGCCGGACGTGCGGGGCGCGTGGCGGAAGGCGTCGCGTATCGGCTCTGGCCGCAGAGTCGCCGCCTGGAGCCTTCGCGCACGGCGGAAATCGAGCACAGCGAACTGTCGGGACTTGCGCTCGAACTCGCGGGCTGGGGCAGCGACGATCTGCCGTGGCTCGATCGTCCCCCCGCCGGTGCGATGGGCCAGGCCCGTGAGTTGTTACGTCGACTGGGGGCGCTCGACGAGACCGACGCCATCACAGCATTGGGCCGCGACATGCTGGCGCTGGGCGCCACGCCGCGTCTGGCGGCGGCGGCCCTGCGTGCGCCGACGACGCACCGCGCGTTGGTGGCCGATCTCCTCGCCTTGGTCGAGGCGCGCTCACCGCTGCGCGGCGAGCAAGGACGGACCGATGACTTTCGTCAACGCGTCGCCGCGCTGCATCTTTGGCGCGATGGCGGGGCGCGTGCCGCCCGTGCGGGTTCGGCCGACGTCGGGGCGCTGGCTGCGATCGAGAAAGCCTCGGCGGGCTGGCGACGCCGCCTAGGCATACGCACGGCGGCTAGCGGCGTACCGGATAGCCACGCCATCGGCGATCTGCTCGTGCACGCCTTTCCGGATCGCGTGGCCCGTCGTGACGAAGCCCAAGCGACGCGCTATCAACTCGCCAACGGACGAGGCGCGCGCTTGCATGAGAACAGCGCACTGCATGGCGAGCCCTGGCTCGTGGTGCTCGATCTTCGCCTGGAGGCGCGCGACAGCCTGGTGTTTGCCGCGGCCCCGTTCGACCCCGCCGTGCTCGAACGCGACCACCGAGAGCGCTTCGTGGTCAGCCGCGTCTTGCGTTGGGACGAAGAGCGACAGATCGCGGAAGGCTTCGAGGAGCGCCGCTTCGACGCGCTGCTGATGTCCCGGCGACCCGTCCAGCTCACGAATGAGGATGCGACGGCCGCCCTGCTCGCGGCGATCCGCGCGCGGGGACTGTCATCGCTGCCGTGGACCGAGCAGGCCCTGCGCTTGCGTGGTCGCATCGACGCGCTGCGCACCTGGCGTCCCGAACTGGGCTTGCCGGATGTTGGCGACGAAGCGTTGCTGCGCGATCTGGAGCGCTGGTTGGCGCCGCATCTGAGTGGCAAGCGCCGCCTCGATGCGTTGCAGGCGGCCGAGCTGTCACAGGCGCTCGCATCGATGCTCGACTATGAGCAGCGACGTGCGCTGGACGCACATGCACCCGATGAGTTGAAGGTACCCAGCGGTATGACCCGGCGCCTCGACTACGGCACGCGCGTCGACGATCCCGGTGCGCCTCCGGTGCTTGCGGTCAAGCTGCAGGAATTGTTCGGCCTTGCCGACACGCCGCGCGTCGCTGACGGGCGGGTGCCGGTCATGTTGCACCTGCTGTCGCCCGCCGGAAGACCCATTCAGGTCACGCAGGATCTCGCGGGGTTCTGGGACCGCACGTATCCGGAGGTCAAGAAAGAGCTGAAGGGCCGCTACCCTCGGCACCCGTGGCCCGACGACCCATGGACCGCAGCGGCGACGCATCGCGCGAAGCCGCGGGGTACCTGA
- the gspD gene encoding type II secretion system secretin GspD encodes MKRGMLGMAVATAMLTVACAPNKAKPDPGALEREALVGVERSAPGSLPLAGDAPKVDFDAKRDTGPGEDVYRGSGRFIRPRMVDTPRPEAKGEGSVTLNFENQPIEAVVKAVLGDLLDVNYSVAPGVAGSISFSTAKPVRRDEALPILETLLSWTGNALIRDQGRYSILPASRAVAGHLAPKLKAARPAAGMGARLFPLQHVAAPTMAKLLEPFVTPGAILLTDPARNLLVVAGTRDELENYQETVDTFDVDWVSGMSVGVFSLKNATVGELLPALESMFGEKSGTPMAGMFRFIPIQRTNAIVVIAKRAEHLDQVGDWVARIDRGGGNEPRLFVYEVRHLLASDVARYVGNVFGGSVAGDTAPRLAPGLTPASLGSDLGNGGDTNELSGGGDLPEESSDFFQAPTSTPSSSSGGQGQGDLRITAIDANNQLMVRARPSQWAEIRDAIERLDAVPLQVQIETRILEVALRDSFRFGVQWYLEGLAGGGGEVAQPGNKQQWALGSAPAISTRPDTFFYSFINKEVQVALRAMERDTNTKILSAPSLVVVNNRKARIQVGDQIPVTQTYVNTALGGNGSVGQVEYKDTGVILDVRPRVNPGGLVYLDVSQEVSRPDTAAAGQNLPIVKRKLTTQVAVQSGQTVLLGGLIRELDTQEQNGVPGLSRIPLLGALFRDRTDQRSRTELLVLITPKVITNGEDAKRVSDDYRRAFRSLRPFEPGAEGAKSANEEIVAGG; translated from the coding sequence ATGAAACGCGGAATGCTCGGCATGGCCGTCGCCACGGCCATGTTGACGGTGGCTTGCGCCCCGAATAAGGCAAAGCCCGATCCCGGCGCGTTGGAGCGCGAAGCGCTCGTCGGTGTCGAAAGATCGGCCCCCGGTTCCCTCCCGCTCGCGGGAGATGCGCCCAAAGTGGACTTCGACGCCAAGCGCGACACCGGCCCAGGCGAAGACGTCTACCGCGGCAGCGGACGCTTCATTCGCCCCCGCATGGTCGACACACCCCGGCCCGAAGCGAAGGGCGAGGGCTCGGTGACGCTCAACTTCGAAAACCAGCCCATCGAGGCGGTCGTGAAGGCCGTCCTTGGCGACCTGCTCGATGTCAACTATTCGGTGGCGCCCGGCGTCGCGGGATCGATCTCGTTTTCCACGGCGAAGCCGGTGCGACGCGATGAGGCGCTGCCTATTCTGGAAACCCTGCTTTCGTGGACAGGAAACGCGCTCATCCGCGACCAGGGACGCTACAGCATCCTGCCCGCCAGCCGCGCGGTGGCGGGTCATCTGGCGCCGAAGCTCAAAGCGGCGCGGCCGGCCGCGGGTATGGGGGCGCGGTTGTTCCCGCTTCAGCACGTCGCGGCACCGACGATGGCCAAGCTGCTCGAACCGTTCGTCACGCCGGGTGCGATTCTCCTGACGGATCCGGCGCGCAATCTCCTTGTCGTGGCGGGCACGCGAGACGAGCTCGAAAACTACCAGGAGACCGTGGACACCTTCGACGTCGACTGGGTGAGTGGCATGTCCGTCGGTGTATTCAGCCTGAAGAACGCCACGGTGGGCGAGCTTCTGCCTGCGCTGGAATCGATGTTCGGCGAGAAAAGCGGTACCCCCATGGCCGGGATGTTTCGTTTCATTCCGATCCAACGGACGAATGCCATCGTGGTGATCGCAAAGCGCGCGGAACATCTCGATCAGGTGGGGGACTGGGTGGCGCGCATCGACCGCGGCGGTGGCAACGAGCCGCGCCTGTTCGTCTATGAGGTGCGTCACCTCCTCGCTTCGGACGTCGCGAGATACGTCGGAAACGTGTTTGGTGGCTCCGTCGCAGGTGATACGGCACCGCGTTTGGCCCCTGGGCTCACGCCGGCGTCGCTCGGCAGCGACCTCGGCAACGGCGGCGATACGAACGAACTGTCGGGAGGCGGCGATTTGCCAGAAGAGTCGTCCGACTTCTTCCAGGCACCGACCAGCACGCCATCGTCGTCCAGCGGCGGCCAGGGGCAGGGCGACCTCCGCATCACCGCGATCGATGCGAACAACCAGCTCATGGTGCGCGCGCGGCCCTCGCAGTGGGCGGAGATTCGCGATGCCATCGAACGTCTCGACGCGGTGCCTCTCCAGGTCCAGATCGAGACCCGAATCCTCGAAGTGGCATTGCGCGATTCCTTCCGCTTCGGCGTGCAGTGGTACCTGGAGGGCCTGGCCGGCGGTGGTGGCGAGGTGGCGCAGCCAGGGAACAAGCAGCAATGGGCGTTGGGCTCGGCGCCGGCCATCTCTACGCGGCCCGACACCTTCTTCTACTCGTTCATCAACAAGGAAGTGCAAGTCGCGCTCCGTGCCATGGAACGCGACACCAACACCAAGATCCTCTCCGCGCCGTCGCTGGTCGTCGTCAACAATCGCAAGGCGCGTATCCAGGTGGGCGATCAGATCCCGGTGACGCAGACTTATGTGAACACGGCGCTTGGCGGAAATGGCTCGGTGGGGCAGGTGGAGTACAAGGACACCGGCGTCATTCTCGACGTGCGACCGCGGGTCAATCCGGGTGGTCTGGTCTACCTCGATGTCTCGCAGGAGGTGAGTCGTCCCGATACGGCGGCGGCGGGACAGAATCTGCCGATCGTCAAACGCAAGTTGACCACGCAGGTCGCCGTGCAGAGCGGGCAGACCGTGCTCTTGGGTGGATTGATTCGCGAACTCGACACGCAGGAACAGAATGGGGTGCCCGGGTTGTCGCGCATCCCGCTGCTGGGAGCGCTGTTCCGGGACCGCACGGACCAGCGTTCGCGCACCGAACTGCTCGTGCTCATCACGCCGAAGGTCATCACCAATGGCGAGGACGCCAAGCGCGTGTCCGACGACTACCGACGTGCATTCCGCTCGTTGCGACCGTTCGAGCCTGGGGCGGAAGGCGCGAAGTCCGCGAACGAGGAGATTGTGGCCGGAGGTTAG
- a CDS encoding general secretion pathway protein GspN, translating into MNAAGQRRLTPILAVGAALLAALVVSLLLGVGRGVHWDAPGTPEPLPAVRPVQLPPTSPLARFAEVWGRPLFMTDRKPAAVADAGDASGNIGDLELTGIIVTPGLRMALLRDRSKDTTVRVKEGASLADSHWVLASLSARSAFFENGGERRELTLKVAAPDAPTKGQQPGMPPASPAAPPRMQPGGMTIQRQGGSGMTGPALPSPAPAATRQAPPRQDDDALQRARIEALKQAVQKRRMEQQQRQQQALDSQ; encoded by the coding sequence GTGAACGCCGCAGGACAACGTCGCCTCACACCGATCCTCGCGGTCGGAGCCGCGCTGCTTGCCGCGCTCGTGGTCTCCCTGCTGCTCGGCGTCGGTCGCGGCGTGCATTGGGATGCCCCGGGCACGCCGGAGCCTTTGCCAGCCGTGCGACCGGTGCAGTTGCCGCCAACGTCGCCCTTGGCTCGCTTTGCCGAAGTGTGGGGCCGCCCGCTGTTCATGACCGATCGCAAACCCGCGGCAGTGGCAGATGCCGGCGACGCATCGGGCAACATCGGCGACCTCGAACTCACCGGCATCATCGTCACGCCGGGCCTGCGCATGGCCTTGCTGCGCGACCGGAGCAAAGACACCACAGTGCGAGTGAAGGAGGGTGCCTCACTCGCCGACAGCCATTGGGTACTGGCATCGCTTTCGGCACGCAGCGCGTTCTTCGAGAACGGTGGCGAACGCCGCGAGCTCACCTTGAAGGTTGCTGCGCCGGATGCCCCCACGAAGGGTCAGCAGCCTGGCATGCCGCCGGCCTCGCCCGCGGCACCGCCGCGCATGCAGCCTGGCGGCATGACCATTCAGCGGCAGGGCGGAAGCGGCATGACGGGCCCGGCCCTGCCGAGCCCCGCGCCCGCCGCCACGCGCCAGGCCCCGCCCCGGCAGGACGACGACGCATTGCAACGTGCACGTATTGAGGCGCTGAAGCAGGCCGTGCAAAAGCGCCGCATGGAACAGCAGCAGCGACAACAGCAGGCATTGGATTCGCAGTAG
- the gspM gene encoding type II secretion system protein GspM, translating to MKPAESRLAAVLLLVVAFVIGYFALIHWWFVAPQLAIADEMADLRDTQRRFAAAIAERPQLEKRLASLEQGQTRSDAFLPGDDTNAAAAGLMQRIVDVAAAHHDGGACDVVQKMPVPSQEKAGEPYRKVTVNISLRCQMEPMTAVLHDIEEATPYLFIEDFSIYRNPVAARAGTSAPMEVQFTVSGYIHAPRATKVAS from the coding sequence ATGAAACCCGCTGAATCCCGCCTCGCCGCTGTTCTGCTGCTGGTGGTGGCGTTCGTCATCGGCTACTTCGCGTTGATTCACTGGTGGTTCGTGGCGCCGCAGCTGGCGATCGCCGACGAGATGGCCGATCTGCGCGATACACAGCGACGCTTCGCTGCGGCCATTGCCGAACGTCCGCAACTCGAAAAGCGCCTCGCATCGCTCGAGCAAGGCCAGACACGCAGTGACGCCTTTCTGCCCGGCGACGACACCAACGCGGCAGCGGCGGGCCTCATGCAGCGCATCGTCGATGTGGCCGCCGCGCATCACGACGGCGGCGCATGCGACGTCGTGCAGAAGATGCCGGTGCCGAGCCAGGAGAAGGCGGGCGAGCCGTATCGCAAGGTCACCGTCAACATCAGCCTGCGCTGCCAGATGGAACCGATGACGGCTGTGCTGCACGACATCGAGGAAGCGACGCCGTATCTCTTCATCGAGGATTTCAGCATCTATCGGAATCCGGTCGCCGCGCGCGCCGGTACGTCCGCTCCGATGGAAGTGCAGTTCACCGTATCCGGTTACATCCACGCGCCGCGCGCAACGAAGGTGGCCTCGTGA
- a CDS encoding PilN domain-containing protein, with translation MTTLQDASQLQLDRLRRAWRGSPLPGFLRWWSAELSTFVPVRWRLAFAGGERWYAVERLTDRWQLRRAGEASPVVEAAHTDAVEHRSGVMAHALAEADPADRRIALVLPAAQVLRRRLVLPVAARDNLRQVVGFDLDRQTPFRAEDIHYGVRELDEPAPEGRFVAELAATPRSTLDPLLDELAALGVQPDRVDVADGHALAGLDLLPPARAPRRVDRRRRLNAALAVVIVLLVFAAMATWLHNRSAALEDMRASVESLRADAQRVSALRQRLTESAGASGFLARKKAESPSVLPVLEELTRRLPDDTWLERFTLNGSGQLGFQGQSPQAARLIDALKGAKTIGDPSFQGTIQTDPTSGKERFYMQAKASVPKPESVKPEPSKPDNAMKAEPKQESPRANETR, from the coding sequence ATGACGACATTGCAGGACGCCTCGCAGCTTCAGCTCGACCGCCTGCGTCGGGCGTGGCGTGGCAGCCCGCTGCCCGGGTTCCTGCGCTGGTGGAGCGCTGAACTCTCGACGTTCGTGCCCGTGCGCTGGCGCTTGGCCTTCGCCGGTGGCGAGCGTTGGTATGCGGTCGAGCGGCTGACCGATCGCTGGCAGTTGCGGCGTGCGGGTGAGGCGTCACCTGTCGTCGAAGCCGCACATACCGATGCCGTGGAACATCGCTCGGGCGTCATGGCGCACGCGCTTGCGGAAGCCGATCCCGCGGACCGTCGCATCGCGCTCGTGCTTCCAGCGGCGCAGGTGCTTCGCCGCCGCCTGGTCCTTCCGGTGGCCGCGCGCGACAACCTCCGCCAGGTGGTCGGCTTCGACCTTGACCGCCAGACCCCGTTCCGTGCGGAGGACATTCACTATGGTGTGCGCGAACTGGACGAGCCTGCGCCCGAAGGTCGCTTCGTGGCCGAGCTGGCGGCAACGCCGCGTTCGACGTTGGACCCGCTGCTGGACGAACTCGCCGCGTTAGGCGTCCAGCCCGATCGGGTGGACGTGGCCGATGGTCATGCGCTGGCCGGGCTCGATCTGCTGCCTCCTGCACGTGCACCGCGCCGCGTCGATCGCCGCCGACGTCTCAACGCCGCGCTTGCCGTCGTCATTGTGCTGCTCGTGTTCGCCGCGATGGCCACGTGGCTGCACAATCGCAGCGCGGCACTGGAAGACATGCGTGCCAGCGTCGAATCCCTGCGTGCGGACGCACAGCGCGTCTCGGCGCTACGTCAGCGCTTGACGGAGAGCGCCGGCGCGTCCGGTTTCCTCGCGCGCAAGAAGGCTGAATCGCCGTCGGTGTTGCCGGTGCTGGAAGAACTGACCCGGCGCCTGCCCGACGACACCTGGCTCGAACGCTTCACGCTCAACGGCAGCGGCCAGCTCGGGTTTCAGGGGCAGAGCCCGCAGGCGGCTCGCCTCATCGACGCATTGAAAGGTGCGAAGACCATCGGCGATCCGAGCTTCCAGGGCACGATCCAGACCGATCCCACCTCGGGCAAGGAACGCTTCTACATGCAGGCGAAGGCATCGGTGCCGAAGCCGGAGAGCGTCAAGCCGGAGCCGTCCAAGCCGGACAACGCCATGAAGGCGGAGCCCAAGCAGGAGAGCCCTCGTGCGAATGAAACCCGCTGA
- a CDS encoding general secretion pathway protein GspK — protein sequence MSGRRERGVALLIVLWGCTLLAIMLGGFAALARTEGLQARYQFAQTRAHYAAEAGVMRAIEGLQSTDVASRWIADGRPYLFAFDDAQVTITIVDEDGKVDLNAASGDVLAGLFKAAGATDDKAKALSAAVQDWRRPGDAASPNGAKKPQYEAAGLPYGPRNGPFATVEEARMVLGMTSSLWAAVAPALTIWSGRERPNTEHAQPLALAAIPGLGQAGADAILASRGQANGAAIAGGNGVTHTIRAEAILDDGTRSSLTSTVRLRGIRSGNQPYAVLRWREGDVE from the coding sequence ATGAGTGGGCGTCGCGAGCGGGGCGTCGCGCTCCTGATCGTGCTGTGGGGCTGCACGTTGCTGGCGATCATGCTTGGCGGCTTCGCCGCGCTGGCGCGGACCGAGGGCTTGCAGGCCCGCTACCAGTTCGCGCAGACGCGTGCGCATTACGCGGCGGAAGCCGGCGTGATGCGCGCGATCGAAGGCCTGCAGAGTACCGACGTCGCGTCCCGCTGGATTGCGGACGGCAGGCCCTACCTCTTCGCCTTCGACGATGCGCAGGTCACCATCACCATCGTCGACGAAGACGGCAAGGTCGATCTCAATGCCGCCTCCGGCGATGTGCTCGCCGGCCTGTTCAAGGCGGCGGGCGCGACCGACGACAAGGCCAAGGCACTCTCTGCGGCCGTTCAGGACTGGCGCCGACCGGGCGACGCGGCATCGCCCAATGGTGCGAAGAAGCCGCAATACGAGGCCGCGGGCTTGCCGTATGGCCCACGCAATGGTCCTTTCGCCACGGTCGAGGAAGCGCGCATGGTGCTTGGGATGACATCCTCCCTTTGGGCTGCCGTAGCGCCGGCACTGACCATCTGGTCCGGTCGCGAGCGGCCCAACACCGAACACGCACAGCCGCTCGCGCTCGCTGCCATTCCCGGCCTGGGCCAGGCCGGAGCCGATGCGATTCTCGCGAGCCGCGGCCAGGCCAACGGTGCGGCGATCGCGGGTGGCAACGGTGTCACGCACACGATACGAGCGGAGGCGATCCTTGACGACGGAACCCGGAGTTCCCTTACATCGACCGTCCGACTCCGTGGGATAAGATCCGGAAATCAGCCCTACGCGGTATTGCGTTGGCGCGAAGGAGACGTTGAATGA
- a CDS encoding prepilin-type N-terminal cleavage/methylation domain-containing protein, translated as MRRAAGFSLMEVLAALALLTIVLLGVYSGISTATRIVRSGNQAIERMDEIRSAQNFLRAELAQALIIPFGQNDDGDPIVFGGTEKTLRFVAPMPGYLSKLGPQLQTVSLVDDDHGAYRLEVSLALLPPDGTDPQPIGEPEVLMRGIRKGAFAYRGVDEQNRPGDWQDTWDDGRRTPSLVRLTLDVDGNVAFPTLVAPLRIDPSASRNGFSTFGRVPRGQVMR; from the coding sequence ATGAGGCGTGCGGCAGGTTTCAGCCTCATGGAAGTGCTCGCGGCGCTCGCGCTGCTGACGATCGTGCTGCTGGGTGTGTACTCCGGCATCAGCACGGCCACGCGCATCGTACGCAGCGGCAATCAGGCTATCGAGCGGATGGACGAGATCCGCTCCGCGCAGAATTTTCTCCGCGCCGAACTCGCGCAGGCGCTCATCATTCCCTTCGGCCAGAACGACGACGGCGACCCCATCGTCTTCGGTGGCACCGAGAAGACGCTTCGTTTCGTGGCCCCCATGCCCGGTTATTTGTCGAAGCTGGGTCCGCAATTGCAGACCGTGTCCCTCGTGGACGACGACCACGGCGCCTATCGGCTGGAAGTCAGCCTGGCGCTGCTGCCGCCGGACGGCACAGACCCGCAGCCGATCGGCGAACCCGAGGTCCTCATGCGCGGTATCCGCAAGGGCGCGTTCGCCTACCGCGGCGTGGACGAGCAGAATCGGCCGGGCGACTGGCAGGACACGTGGGACGACGGACGGCGAACGCCCTCGCTCGTCCGCCTCACGCTGGATGTCGACGGCAACGTGGCGTTTCCAACGCTGGTGGCGCCGCTGCGTATCGATCCTTCGGCGTCACGCAATGGTTTCTCCACATTCGGTCGCGTGCCGCGCGGGCAGGTGATGCGATGA
- a CDS encoding prepilin-type N-terminal cleavage/methylation domain-containing protein produces MKHAVRQRGFSLLEVIAAIAVLAIAFAALMQVAGSSLSLTARANERTQAALRARSLLDGAFVMEPVREGGSEGRFDDTYRWRMVVSRFQPADEKPAVGGGSPTGMYRIDLDVIWGADGSERHARFSTLRLAGSGGGNGP; encoded by the coding sequence ATGAAGCATGCCGTTCGACAACGCGGTTTCAGCCTGCTCGAAGTCATCGCCGCCATTGCCGTGCTGGCGATCGCGTTCGCCGCGCTCATGCAGGTGGCAGGCAGTTCGCTGAGCCTCACCGCGCGCGCCAACGAGCGCACTCAGGCCGCCTTGCGCGCTCGCTCGCTGCTCGATGGTGCGTTCGTGATGGAGCCCGTGCGCGAAGGCGGCAGTGAAGGGCGCTTCGACGATACCTATCGCTGGCGCATGGTCGTGAGCCGCTTTCAGCCGGCCGACGAAAAGCCGGCTGTCGGCGGCGGTTCGCCGACGGGCATGTACCGGATCGACCTCGACGTGATCTGGGGCGCCGACGGCAGCGAGCGGCATGCACGGTTTTCCACGCTGCGCCTGGCGGGCTCGGGCGGAGGCAACGGACCATGA